From the Acidilutibacter cellobiosedens genome, one window contains:
- a CDS encoding DNA ligase produces the protein MSKMNELSQTVDELKTAANMLLSVANSLLDLFSGTGEVSNATIEPKKQPAVNKEKLTLEMVRAVLAEKSRNGYTDEIKALLEKHGASKLSEIDPKKYKKLLEEVKVLGNE, from the coding sequence ATGAGTAAAATGAACGAACTATCTCAAACCGTAGATGAATTAAAAACTGCTGCTAATATGCTTTTATCTGTAGCTAACTCACTTCTAGACTTATTCTCTGGAACTGGTGAAGTTTCAAATGCAACTATCGAACCAAAAAAGCAACCTGCAGTTAATAAAGAAAAACTTACTTTAGAAATGGTTAGGGCTGTTCTAGCAGAAAAATCTCGTAACGGTTATACGGATGAAATCAAAGCTTTATTAGAAAAACATGGTGCAAGCAAATTAAGTGAAATCGATCCTAAAAAGTATAAAAAACTACTAGAAGAAGTGAAGGTATTAGGAAATGAGTAA
- a CDS encoding DUF2800 domain-containing protein, protein MSKHALLSPSSSHRWLNCPPSLRLGQKYDDTTSSYAAEGTEAHLLGEYKLKTLLGMRAKDPTANLEYYNEEMEECAESYATYILELLEDAKTRCSDPLILIEQRLDYSKYAEGGYGTGDCIIVSDDTLHVIDYKHGTGILVDANDNSQMKLYGLGALELFDGIYDIETVSMTIYQPRRNNISTFTLSKNELYKWANEVLIPTAKLALDGEGEFKCGDWCVFCKSKHECRHRAEYNLELAKYEFKLPPILEDEDVEEILSKIDELVSWASNIKDYALQSALRGKQWHGFKLVEGRSNRKYINEEEVIKLVKTNGYDPYDHKIKGITAMEKTLGKARFSELLSDLVEKPKGKPTLVPESDKRPAINTAVDDFKEN, encoded by the coding sequence ATGAGTAAACATGCCCTCCTCTCCCCTTCTTCAAGTCATCGCTGGTTAAACTGCCCTCCCTCTCTAAGACTCGGCCAGAAATACGATGATACAACAAGTAGTTATGCAGCTGAAGGAACTGAAGCTCATCTATTAGGAGAGTATAAATTAAAAACCCTTTTAGGTATGAGAGCTAAAGACCCTACTGCTAATCTTGAATACTACAATGAAGAAATGGAAGAATGTGCTGAAAGCTATGCTACCTATATTCTAGAACTTTTAGAGGATGCAAAAACAAGATGCTCTGACCCTTTAATCCTAATAGAGCAAAGATTAGATTATTCAAAGTATGCTGAAGGCGGCTATGGTACTGGGGACTGTATTATTGTTTCAGATGACACACTTCATGTAATTGATTATAAGCATGGTACAGGAATTCTAGTTGATGCCAATGACAACTCGCAGATGAAATTATATGGGCTTGGAGCATTAGAGCTTTTTGATGGTATTTATGATATTGAAACTGTATCTATGACCATCTATCAGCCCAGAAGAAACAATATAAGCACCTTCACCCTTTCAAAAAATGAACTTTATAAATGGGCTAATGAGGTTTTAATACCTACAGCTAAGCTTGCCCTTGATGGAGAAGGAGAATTTAAATGTGGTGATTGGTGTGTTTTCTGTAAAAGTAAGCATGAATGCAGACATAGAGCTGAATATAATCTTGAGCTTGCTAAGTATGAATTTAAGCTACCACCTATTTTAGAAGATGAAGATGTAGAAGAAATTCTAAGTAAAATCGATGAACTTGTATCCTGGGCATCTAATATTAAAGACTATGCTTTACAATCCGCACTTCGTGGCAAACAGTGGCACGGCTTTAAACTAGTCGAAGGAAGAAGTAACAGAAAATATATTAATGAAGAAGAAGTTATTAAATTAGTTAAAACAAATGGCTATGACCCTTATGACCATAAAATCAAAGGAATCACAGCTATGGAGAAAACATTAGGAAAAGCTAGGTTTTCAGAATTGTTATCAGACCTAGTAG